The sequence CCCCACAATCTTGCCCCCTATGGTCACTGGGTGCATATCACCATAACCTACTGTTGTCATGGTTACCACTGCCCACCAGAAGGCATCCGGGATACTGCTAAAACCTGAAGTGGGGTCGTCTGCCTCGGCAAAGTAGACAGCGCTGGAGAAAAGGATGACCccaataaagaggaagaagatgaGCAGCCCCAACTCCCGCATGGAAGCCTTCAGCGTTTGCCCCAGGATCTGCAGCCCCTTGGAGTGGCGAGAGAGCTTGAAGATGCGGAAGACTCTCACCAGGCGGATGACCCTCAGGATGGCCAGGGACATGGCTTGCTGTCCATTGCCCTGTCGCTCAGCCAGCTCGGTGCCCAGAGTGATGAAATAAGGGATGATGGCCACGATGTCTATCAGGTTCATGATATTTCGCGAGAAGGTGGCTTTGCTGGGGCAAGCGAAGAACCGCACCAGCAGCTCAAAGGAGAACCAGATGATGCACAGGGTCTCCACCACGAAGAAGGGATCCGAGAAGCTGGAGGCTCCCGCGGGGGCCCCCGACGTGCTGTTGCGGGCCGCCTCGGACAGCTCCTGCGACGGCGAGGCGGGGTAGTCCTTCTCGTCGCGGAACTCGGGCAGCGTCTCCAGGCAGAAGATGACAATGGAGATGAGGATGACGAGCACGGACACGATGGCGATGCCCCGGGCCGGCCCGGAGCTCTCCGGGTACTCGAAGAGCAGCCACACCTGGCGCTGGAAGTCGCGGCGGGGCAGGGGCCGCTCCTCCTCCCGCAGGAAGCCCTCATCCTCACGGAACTTCTCCATGGCCTCCTCGCCCAGCTGGTAGAAGCGGATCTCCTCGGAGAAGATGTCGATGGGCACGTTGACCGGCCGGCGGATGCGGCCCCCGGACTGGTAGTAGTAGAGGATGGCGTCGAAGCTGGGCCGGTTGCGGTCGAAGAAGTACTCGTTGCGGAGCGGGTCGAAGTACCTCATGCGCCGCTTGGGGTCGCCCAGCAGCGTCTCCGGGAACTGGCAGAGGGTCTTGAGCTGTGTCTCGAAGCGCAGCCCCGAGATGTTGATCACCACGCGCTCCCCGCAGCAGTCCTGCTCCCCGGCGGCCGGCAGCGCGGGCGGCAGCGGCTCGTAGCGGTCGCAGCCGCCGCCGCCACAG comes from Diceros bicornis minor isolate mBicDic1 chromosome 4, mDicBic1.mat.cur, whole genome shotgun sequence and encodes:
- the KCNA3 gene encoding potassium voltage-gated channel subfamily A member 3, encoding MDEHLSLLRSPPPPSARHRVHPPPPPASGGGAHTLVNPGYAEPAAGPELPPDMTVVPGDHLLEPEPADGGGAPPQGGCGGGGCDRYEPLPPALPAAGEQDCCGERVVINISGLRFETQLKTLCQFPETLLGDPKRRMRYFDPLRNEYFFDRNRPSFDAILYYYQSGGRIRRPVNVPIDIFSEEIRFYQLGEEAMEKFREDEGFLREEERPLPRRDFQRQVWLLFEYPESSGPARGIAIVSVLVILISIVIFCLETLPEFRDEKDYPASPSQELSEAARNSTSGAPAGASSFSDPFFVVETLCIIWFSFELLVRFFACPSKATFSRNIMNLIDIVAIIPYFITLGTELAERQGNGQQAMSLAILRVIRLVRVFRIFKLSRHSKGLQILGQTLKASMRELGLLIFFLFIGVILFSSAVYFAEADDPTSGFSSIPDAFWWAVVTMTTVGYGDMHPVTIGGKIVGSLCAIAGVLTIALPVPVIVSNFNYFYHRETEGEEQAQYMHVRSCQHLSSSAEELRKARSNSTLSKSEYMVIEEGGMNHSAFPQTPFKTGNSTATCTTNNNPNSCVNIKKIFTDV